The Panicum virgatum strain AP13 chromosome 3N, P.virgatum_v5, whole genome shotgun sequence genome includes the window agaagttcagctggtggagtgcacatgatcttgatcaaacaagtGTGAAAgatatctcactagggtcacaaagtttgaagaagctcaaagcaacaacaaggcacatatgtgtaaaggtttgtatcatgaagatcgacatatggctttggtaggacaaacacgtggagttgtaaagctatggaggttttctttttgataaaaatttccctaacacataagcagataaagcaaggattcttccatcaaaccatatctaaCTAGTCAataacttaacaattatgggttccctaatAATATGACTCACAAGCTCAggtttagcaaagaataaaaagtatgcaagccaatcattgAGAAGCATAGAACCAGAGGATatccttgagtttaattttaatgattaagcaatgacttccatttaaactcataggttgaGGAGAGTGAGGGTTAGAGTGTGCAAACCATCGCGATGAAGAACGAATGGTGGTAGTTCCAGTTAACCTTGCTAGCACCGATTCGTCTTGGCCTTTTGCATGCTGGTTCGTTCAGTGTTGTGtacgtgttgtgggagatctcgagtgtatatgcatgaaagttCCAAGAGATCTCCCCCAAACTTCtccttgtacctggtgcttattcaaaaacaaaaatgtggaaacaaactaatagctctaccgattttaagaaccagggagctcctaaaatttatttgaaactaAATTtttaatctcaccaagatacttactcaagcaaggctggaTCAAGGTTGCATCCGcatgagtatgttgtgcaacattaatccaaaaccttggcttacctttccatttgaattcagctcgctgactcacccaattggatttgatttttctgcaggggttagtccatatatgcaatcaacatctatacaagtattaactccaAGAACGTCAATCAATATAGACACGAGGTCTAGTTGACTGAAGAGGACATTTTGACCCAAACACCATGCCTGATTTAAAAAGCCTATGAATGTATGTTGCAATCAtacattcaaactagagcatacgAGAACAGATAAAGGGATCACCAAGCATGATTGAGCATTATTCGAAGAGAGATAGGCATGAGTTTGTACCTagtgatcctcgggcgacctcccggcaaggctttgtttaatgtcaaaagcaggacattgagagtacttaccacggcatcttgttgatggagataatattgtcaccatggcaactcctccctttttttcattttttcttttatggAGCAAGGAGCGAGGATGtacaccaattccaaaacaagatatgaattgagaaaagagcttactttggggtactcacatacctcccccacacttggagtttgcaaaacatcaagtgtatggagttcaagtctccttctatagttgttccttcattaaggcatatcgaggtgttgtagtcggtgtagctcacaTGTTTATAGGCGTTGTCTACCAAtcattctctttgatcttcccctggaatGGTTAGCAACCAAAAATACCcaaaggaaaactatatcctagaacatgctcttgctttttattgaaagggaaatacagaagtaaataaaagatagtagtccgggctatctcctggcagtgctttgtttttggtcataagctcgactatgataactcttgtagccatcattggtgatgggtcattgtttcaccaccaattattgaaactagctacaaggttagtgccacggtgcacgcacgaaatctgcaatgtttacgataaacatatacatctacaaccaaccttctgaaaattttgcaaaagaggaccttgagttggttgtagtcctcgtgtgtgcacggtgcactaagaatgcctgactctggagttgcattgaatgagcatggtttacatggtatgtcaaaagtaaaattcccatgctcatttgaggaatccttttcattggactccagagtcggcccCTCACAAAATTCCTTGGCCCATGATTTCTCCATCTCAGGAGATTCATTGTGAAAGATCATAGTTGTACCTCGATCAAGGTCGAGAACAACCAATTCTAGGTCatcgggaagaggctcaaactcgatcaagggtgatgatggacgttcttcttcacaaaagtgaaggctatcttccgagtcgtattcttcagaggattctagaactcccaagagaacaGGCTTGGATGATATGAAtggagatgtatgcatcatctccttgaGTGGGTTTCGCTCGGGAAGTGGCTTGGCCAGAAGATTTTCTAGataaggagtagcagtggctgagccggtttccctaagcttttcatctaggATCCCATGAGATGCCAGAAGTTTTTCTAGTGGGAGGCCTAGgtgaagatcaaaatcgaggatatcatcgatataaaaatctaaatgcacCTCGAGTTTGTCTATTGTGATAGGCacgtcccttgcaatcccccgacattcaaagtatagtccggatggacttttaaagtacttgtcagttggggttagaggcttgttacccacaagagtatccaaaaggcactcgggtaagatgcaaacctcagcagcagggtcatgaagagcttctatgatttttcccttcatagaacaagtgatggttgcagaggttgggctaatccgaatcacttcggaagcacgctttgcctcctttgaccaatcaaTTGCGGCCTTTGggctgcttgtgcttggcccaagaatttatgccttggataatatgcttgtcacatgtagttttggcccaaattcacctgcacacattctcagaccaacatttgtggaatttgtcaaataatcatcctatgctaacatttattccttctgatgctcgacttttgcacgatagttgacggtcaaaataggacgttagtgaccgtcaacagcttgttggcgcctaccaacgtcacctagcgatgacgcccgcagacgccaatttgggactGCAGTATTTCATGAtccacgaatagatccgcaagcgcacagaatactGCTGtacattttacccgagagtataccggggtgtcagaaggcgatgagtgagagaatatatagatcagttggtgtgctctatctagattggatattctcatgcataaacaggggtaagataataacatggtaggaggtagtgtgacacacacacaaactactctcttggataaaagaataaaggttactttaggccgggagcacgGTAAAAGtgagagctcgagtcagctgtgctaggctagctatatctacactttctcattagttagctcatcagagattaaactacacaacagggagatcgctatcgaagtaacgagaggagcccgtacaccccggcgactttatgtatctcctacccccataccgaatgtggaggatttctaaaaggcacggacagggctgtcaccacctgccggctacctttacaaaccgtgggtatagttgacatccagcaactcttagctagtctagacaccatgtctacactagtaagggatactctagtgtcccgcgcggagcccccaccctccggatggacagacatcacactagagcaatcatatgaatactggtgcagttgatagagttctaagaacaaaagactaaccatctccagcacagggcgatcatgcaatgcaagcattgaataataacacaaccatgataagaagcatatactcgataactcagaatatacttcaagcagatatgagtaaccatagtctaattctattacaaacgaccgaatattacaagagagagctagagatgaacccataccagactgtCGAGCAACTCCgccgactcgatgactcctagacttatcctaaactccactaagcctaaagactatgcaaggaatgcaagagaggaagatgtgtgtgtgtgttctattctctagccccccttctatttatagtaGGGAGCCACTAGCCGCACCATCCCAAACCGATATTGTCAGCCAACaaggaagcgccacgtgcctggtcggccgactaggtaggtcggtcggcctacccgggccgccaaccgcccccaacttcctggagtgggcttgtcttggtctccccttgtgcaaaagttgaggcacggcctgccctagctgggtttgcttcagttcttgggcttcacttggtccatttgagcctgaatcggtactctgctattttctgtgattttgtgtcgggccaaagtgtgcttgtaacctgcatattagcttgaaaacacaacttgcatattctaaaggGTAAAGTatgatttaggaactttattggataaggatgcatgtaagaaatgcaaactctcatgattttctgatcaagttgacacctGGAAATGgttgttagtgagcgtcaacacgcGTGTGCTCAAACCCCAACCGGCAGAGCCAAGGGCCATGCTTTTGTCAAGGCCGAGCCGTGACCCTGAATCATCGCAGCTGTCCCAAGCCTTTGACTCGTGCCTTGATCTCCGCCGCAGCGGCCTCGGAATTAAGGGTGCTCACGTGCCTGACCTCACCATCACCGCTTCTGGCCTTGCCACGGGCGATGACCGCGCACCCGAGCTTTACCATGCACATGCTAGCGTGTGTGCACCCCCTCACCGGTGCTCAAGGCCGGGCTTTTGCCTCGCCTTGCTCCAAGCCAAGCCACCGCCCTACCCTTGTCTTGCTGCCGTACCACCCAGGGCTCACCTCCATCACAACGTCGTGGCATGGCATGCGCGAGCACCTCTACAAAATTTCGCTGCATGTTCTGTGTGCACCCAGCCGCTGCACACCTCAACCACACACCAGCCACATGCACGTCCATGCACAAGTCGAGCCACACCGGATCTGGGAGGAGTCACAACAGATCCAGCCACCACTGACATGGGGTGACATGCCGTCAAAGAGGAGCTGAGCCGCTGCCATGTGGGTCCGCTCCGTCGGCCAGAGGGGGAaaggagagaagaaaagaagTAAAGAAGAGGAGAAGTGGGCCATGGCCCAGTAACACCGTCGAGCCAAGTCGGACTTCTTGGCCTAACACCGAGccaccctttttctttctctcgaAAACACGACTAACACGTGGTCTCCTTTGACCGCTGACCATGGACCCATTGACCCGTTAACATTTACCAAGTCAACATTATTGTCAGCATGGACCATGCTGACGTCAACAAGCCCTGCCACTGGGTCCTCTCGTCTCTAGCTTGCACGTGTTGCTTCCCCATTGGCTCTAGATGGCGGTTTCGGGCGCCTCAGGTTCCTTGCCGACCAAAGCACCCTGGTTCCCTCCTATAATTACTAGAGAAGGGGGTGAAAATGGAGACACACAACACATCAACTCTTCACTCTCTTTCGGGAGTTTGGAGTTCTCCTTGGAGGTGTAGTTCTGCCTAGGTTGAGCTTAGAAATTAGTGGAAGAGTGAGGAGAAGTCGGGGAGACAACAGGTTTTCTGGTGCTCAGCCCAATTCTTTTCCTAGAGTGGGCAAACCTGAATTTTCTTACTAGAATGCAACGAAATTACAAAAGTTTGAATAAACCTTTGTTGATAAATTAGATCGGTCAGATTTACGGCGAATTATTCCTAGCTCTATATAACAAATAACGCGGCTCCTCGTGGGAGCAGAGTGCTTTCACATTTTTACATAGGTATTCCCGCGACCCAACGTCTAAGATTGCATCTAGATGGTGAAATTCCAACTCATCTTCATGATCAGCCAGTCCATCTCCATGctgccactactacaaaaaaaacaTTAACTGCAGCCTTTAAAAATGGCCTTAGAGGCGGGCACGATTTGTAACCGCCTCAATTAATGCCGatcattaaccgaggtggtcatTTTTATTAACTGAGGTGGTTGTCAAAAACTGTCGCACAAAatcgattaaccgaggtgggCACATTAAAATATCTGCCAGGGTTAATCATTATTAACTGAGCCGGTCATCTTACGACAAAAGTCTCAGTTAATATATTAACTGAGGTGGTCATACTATATGGCCCGCCTCGGAAAAAGAACGAGGCCCACTCGGCCCAGGCTAGACCCTAGAACcatcttcatatatatagggaagTTAGGGTTACAGCCGGCCACCAGTTgctcccccttctccctcccctctcttcatcagcactccctcccctcccctccctccaccGGCGCCGTGCAGGGCCTACGGGGAGCAGCTGGATCCGGCGTCACGTGGGGAGCGGCTCGATCCGGCCTAAGCGGCGGCACACTCATCCACCGGTGGCGGCGCGAGCGACCCCGAGCTCGCGGCGGCCCCGGCCGGCGCGACGCGGCGATCTCGACTGCGCGGTGGGCTCtggggcggagggcggcggccctGGCCGAGCGGTGCCGTGCGCTCCGGGGCAGCGGGTGGCAGGAGGCAGCCGGAGCTCAGATGGGCTTTGGTGGGCCCGTGATGGGCTTCGCCGGGCTCGTCacggatttttttatttttttattcattaactgaggcgggcacacaaccgcctcagaaaatagGTCATTTTCTGTGACCTTTGCTCTGTGGTGGTTGCGaaaaccgcctctgttaatcggTTTTGCCCGCCTCTGTTAAATTTTGTGTAGTAGTGTGCTCACTCTTATAATTTCAGAGAAGCTATGTAAAGGGCAACCTTGCTCTATGGAAGCTGCAAGTCCTGCCACCCATCCGAGTCCCAATTGTAGGGGTATGGTAATTTCTGAGCAAGAGCATTGACCTAGCTGACTTTTTGTTCATCTCACGGTATCGCCATACGTATAGCCCAGGAAAAACAGGAAAGATGTATGAAGAAGTTCAACATCTTATTAGCAAATTCGTTGAGTTACCATTTGCATTGCCATGTACGGCCAGACGGGCACACACTAATTCTAGCCGACTTTTGGCACCTTGACGACCCCTTCACCGCCGGAGGACAGATCTCCGAGCACCACAACCACGCGGTTGCAGCAGAAGttgccgtcgccggccgccccgaGCACATCCCTCTTGTTGTCGAGAGCATGCGCGAGCACATCTGAGATCAAGTAGACGACGTCCGTCACCTGCGGGTTGTCGCGCCGTATGACCAAGTACGCGGTGTCCTGGTCCTTCCCGACGAGCTCCGGCCAGCTTTGCTCTGCAACAGCGATCCATGGTCAGGACAACCAGATCAGCAACTGCTCAATCTCAGAAACGTAAGAAACCATCAGATACAAAGTCATAAACAGAGTTTTGGGAATGAATAGAACAAATCGAAGAGGCCCCATGAAACAAATCGTCCGAAGAAAGGGGGAAGTTAGAGTGAATACTGACTTCCTTGGCAAGGCGGAGGTGTGCAAGAAGTTGGAGCACCGGTGGCCGCTTTACAAGTGACTGTCAGGAGAAGGAAGAGAATCGGCAGCGATAGGACGGAAGCCGGTGAAGTTTTCGACATTTTCGCCGTACTGCTTCCTCTCTCCTGCTAGTTTCTACAAGGGCAGGATGCGTCGGGTGGGACTTATTGAGCCATAAATAAGTGTGTAATCAAAGCAAATGGATCTGGTTGGTACATGTCTTCATGGTACTGTTATCAGTTACGGGTAAAACATGGCTTGTGTGACACGTGCTGGCCATCCATAATTCGTAACGTTCACGTTGACTAGCTGCTAAATTATAAGTGTGACTGCATGCTATCTCGTGTAGGATCGCTATAAAAATTGGACAAGTTCAATGTAGGTGGATTTGGTCATTTGCCAAGGTATGTTATTACTCTTTCCTTCATTTGGCGAGGTATTAAAAATCAGAGGACTTGTTAATCCTCACAAAACGGATAAAAGAGGATAATTTCTAAAAAATCTAAATAAACTCTAATAACAATGGATGATAATAAAGAACAAAAAATTGGACCATTCTTCTAGTAAAAAGTAAATGTTTCACTCATTTTTTATGCAAAACAGGTTTGTCACATTGTTTGGCTGCTATTTAAAAATCCATACTGAATGGGGCCTAATTATTCTATCATTTTTGCTATATTATTTATACTTTCCGAAAGCAATCGAACGCctgtagcctaagagggggagggtgaattaggcaacttaaaatctTAACTTAGGGcttcaactagtttgcacaatatttaaactaaaacattcAATCTAAATGTGTGCATCTATAGTTCATCTTGTGCGAAACCCTCATCCTAAAAGAGTTTTACAACATATAGCCAATCTGAGCAAGATATTGCACTACAAATATAAAGTCACACAAGTTGCAAGTATGAAATGAAGAAATATAAAGAGGAGATGtaaggaagcaaactctcgatacgaagatttatcccgtggtatcGGTAGGCACTAAGCCACCACTAGTCCATATTGTTGAAGCACTTTATcgagagtattgcttctcgggcACCAAGTCTCTTTCAGAACTCTTCTTAACTTGCCACCAAGGCTTGCCAAGTCACCATGGTCATCTTGGCCCCggtttccactaaggagcttctccatgaaggataggggtctccacgtcccctgcacaaagatgtcgacgccgctcgacgctaagtcggagggtcgaagacgtgtcggcgagccaccaagataCCAAGGATGGCCGGTGCATCAAGGTACAAGCTTGAGCAGCTCTCAAGCACAAGGCACACAACTTTGCTCTCACACTCAGACTTGAGCTAGCATAGCACTCTCACTCATAAAGCttgtgctaaacctaaggatttgatcaacTTGCTCTTTGGATGGCTTGAagatgttcttcaatgtgtataGGGTCTCTCTGAACTCCAACCAGCTTCAATTGctcggggtgaggcatatatatagccctccaacTCGAATTAGTTGTTTGTGGTCTTTGTCCATTTTCTGCGTAGGGCATCGGAAGATCCGATGGGCGGCATAACCGGTCACACTATGCCTAAATAATAGCCATTGGACAACTGACACAGTGGCAGGCTCGTGTCATTGCTCCAATGCTTTACTCCGATGGGGTGTCGGATAAACTGGTGCTGAAGTTCTTTCACCTTGGCTCCCTGcaatgctgacgtcattgctccgaTGCTCCGATGCTTTGCTTCGATGCAccttcggttgaaccggtgttgaAGGCTTTTCCTCCGGTGCCCTGACAAGCTCTCTGGACAATGCCCCAGTGCTTACTCCGATGGTACCGTCGGATAAACCAGTCGTACTTTGGTTTTACACTTGACTTCCAATCACACAGTAAATTAGCCCGGTACTAGTGAGTTGGTTATTCCAGAGCAACTAATTTTTCTTGGTTCCTTCTTGTGCTTATCAAACTCCACTTGTTTCCTTCTAACCTTTCACTATGATTTGGATATCTTTACAGCGAATTGGACATCTCGGATATCGTTTGGACTTCATCCATGCACTACTACATAAATGTTTTGTAGGGACACCCTTTTTTTTCAGGTGCGGGTGCAAATGCACCCTGCTCCTACAACAGGAgctgggtactgtagcattcacccgcccctaaaaatagggCTCATTTACAGGGTCGGGTGGTGgcgccacccgcccctaaagaATAAATTTCCAGGGATGGGTGATGGcatcagccgcccctgaaaatagtcctattttcaggggcggctgatgccaccacccgcccctggaaaaccATTTATAGGGGTGGGTGATAAGGCCACCCACTCCTGAAAAGTGTCATAAATATCTAGGcgcatcctcttcctcctctcgatAGAACAGTGCACTCTCGGGGGAGGTGCTGTCCAAAAATTGCATGAATCATAAGTAGGGGAAGGAAGGTTTTAAAATCGATTTCCTTGGAGTTGGAGGCTCTAGGAGGTAAGTAGCACCTAATTCTACTTTTTTCTAAGCTTTTGGGTTAATTTTAATGCTCAAATTGTTCTCTCATTGTCGTGAAGGTGTTACCAATTATATCCTGCAATGGAAATGGAATGCAAATATCAGAAACTGCTTCGCACAATCAAAGAAACTATCATAATTCTTTAAATTAACAAAATTCACATACTATATCATGTAGATTTTCTTGTGAAAGAGTCTTACAGAGACTAACAATATCATGTTGATTCTGTCGAAGTGCTTTGATTTTGAACCATGACATGGAATCAGATAACCATAATTCTCAAGTTCCAAAAGGCAGGCTTCTATGGCACTTCTTTCATCAGTCATCTTAACTGGTGATTGTTTCCCACTAGCCACTATTGGAATCATGGTACCTAGATCTTGTCTTGATGGTATCTCGAAAGAGATTGTCATTTTCTTGAATTATTGGCGTTATGTGGTTACCACCCGAAGAGGTGTACCACCTAGGTATTGTAGTACCTCAGTAAGCCATTTAAACATATTGATATGCTGCATTAGAGCAAATGTAACATTCATAAGTATTAAGCATTCTTATTAATCAGATAAAAAAAGAATCATAAACAAAAGATGATTCTTACTATGCTTGGAGCTGGACTGTTCTGCTGAGAACATCGCCTTGGTCTAGTCCTGTTGACTCTGCTAAAAGTGATGCCAGGATTATGAGCCTGGGGCAAGGGGTAATCCTAATGTGGCAAACCATGACCAAAGCCACCACTTGCCATATATAAGTGCTGCCCTTCCTAGAAACATGTGTATTTATTGAAAAAGCGTCAatatatacatcattagagtgaaAATATGTACAAAATTATATAACATCAATATATACATGAGTTCATTTAttgaaaatgcaacaaaaattcacTTAATCAcattttttcaaaattaaaatgcaacaaaattacTATATATACATCAATATATATGCATCATTGTATATACATCAGTATATAAATCACTAACTAAATTACTAAATCACTAACTAAGTATGTTTGCATTGGAATGGAAAGAATAACACAAAAAGAAGATAATACCTGGTCAATGGAGGCGTGGGGAGGCACgggaggtggcagcggcggtggtgcCGTGCACAGGGAggagaggacggcggcggcgagatctAATGTTGGCAGGACTGTCGGCGTTCGTGAGCGAGCTGAGGCTTGTACATATAAATAGGAGTATTTTGTAGGGGCAGGTGGTGGCATCACCCGCCTCTACAAATATTTACTAGGGGTGGGTGGTGGTATCACCCGCTCCTACAAACATTTACGAGGGGCTGGCAacgccaccacccgcccctgatAATATGATTCTTggggcgggtggtggcgtcacccgccctTAGTAATAATTTTCAATTTACTTCataaaaattaattaatttcaaaaaaaaatagcaaaacttaTTTAAAAAACTTGAAAATTTAACCCTATCATTGTTATGACTAGTAGAACaagaaaaaatatgaaaattgtaTCCCAGTGTATATTTTACTTGAGGGTGTGAAAATATTAAAGTATAGGCTTATGTTTATAGCATGACATCCATACATTGTGATTTGCACACTATTAACTataaataaatgctgaaatatTGTTCTCATATTTTTCTCTTGCTCTATTGGTCACAATAATGCTAGAACTAAATTTTCACATTTTtggaactattttgctatttatCCTGTATATAATACATTTTGAAAGATATTTTGAAAAATACTAATAGGGGCGGGTGGTAGCAATATCCGCCcctacaaaaccatttataaGGGTGGGTGATTTTGTCACCCGCCCTACAAAAGAATTTGTAAGGGTGGGTACACTAAAGACCTACCCCTACTATTAATTTTCAATTTACATCAGAAAAATCAatcaatttcaaaaaaataacaaaataaatCCAAAAACCTTGAAAATTTAACCCTATCATTTTTGTGACTAGTAGAACAAGaagaaaatatgaaaattatatCCCAATGTATATTTTCTTTTAGGGTGTGAAAATCTTTTAGGGTGTGAAAATCTCAAAGAATGGGCTTATGTTATAGTAGTGAGAGCCTATATTGTGATTTGTACACTATGAACATATAATACATTCTCAAATACTGTTCTCATATTTTTCCCTTGTTCTATTTGTGACAATAATGCTAGggttaaattttcaaaatttttggatgttAGTTACTTATTTGGACATAAAATATTTTTCAGAataatttgaaaaatatttccagGGGCTGGTGACGCCACCGGCCGCCCCTGAAAtggttttcaggggcgggtgacgccaccgcccacccctacaaattgtTTCCCTATAAATAACAGAGGCGCGACTGGGACTTAGCCACTTTTGTGGAGAGCACACGGACGCAGTCTGGTTGCCAAAATTTcgaccttcgccgccgccgccgtcctcctccgcccttgtcgccgccgtcctttgctctccgccgccgctgcgtcctGCATTGACCGCACTCCTTCCCCACCGCCGCGTCGTTCCTCGAGCTCACTCCGGTCCTCTacgtccgcgcgccgccgtcctcgccggtCCACCGCCATCTCGCTGTCTGCGCGCAGATCtatgccgccgccaccctctccgGTCCGCCGTTCTCTCCGGTAGCCCGCGCCACCGTCCTCTCCGGTCCCCCATGCCGCCGTCTCCCTCTCCGGTCTCCTACGCCGCCCTCCTCTCCACTCCCCCGCACCGCCGTCCTCTCCGTTCCCCCGCGCCGCTGTCCGCACCAGTCTCCCGCGTCGCCAAGCCTCTCCTGTctacgccgcgccgccaccgcgtccCCGGCCGGCAAGTTTTtttattcatatatatatatataggtaaTTTATATATAATTTAGTTCATATATTATGTAATTTAGTTCATATATATTATTgagtgtgtgtctatatatatatctatctatctatatatatatatatatatatatatatatatatatatatatatatagagtagGTCTATTGGGTACCCTGGGTATGAAATAAGGTACTGCGTACCCGAGCTAACCTGTCGGACCCGACCGGACTCGACTTGcgtctatttttcttttcattctgttttttttactGCCCGCCGGTT containing:
- the LOC120668160 gene encoding trypsin/subtilisin inhibitor-like produces the protein MSKTSPASVLSLPILFLLLTVTCKAATGAPTSCTPPPCQGKQSWPELVGKDQDTAYLVIRRDNPQVTDVVYLISDVLAHALDNKRDVLGAAGDGNFCCNRVVVVLGDLSSGGEGVVKVPKVG